A single Salmo trutta chromosome 14, fSalTru1.1, whole genome shotgun sequence DNA region contains:
- the b4galnt1b gene encoding beta-1,4 N-acetylgalactosaminyltransferase 1, protein MRSLRKTVLLAIVASVVLVVALLHSWPTRAYTTVDVRQRPGPIVERHLEERLPEPDQRSANIPYRLKESVSGLLARNGCVCEGESGGVNLPFAQLLFPRVSAHPLHTAFDASELDEMKRRRAKEYQGFQMRSQTPVDMLIVAEANNPLQYPTQGVEVRPLKTILIPGLALQDLPRELYTVNFTSTLGALNVAAEVEGVKVKGDGEMHMTLMSSLLPNLNRQLQFVSYTNTLFHPSTADTVQFETEGHQAMFTIKIRHRVTPKLYNTGPKGEYNISALVTIATKTFLRYDKLQDLIDSVRRYYPTVTIVIADDSENPKTVSGPYIEHYIMPFGKGWFAGRNLAVSQVTTKYLLWVDDDFIFTANTKLEKLVDVLEKTTLDLVGGAVREATGYTATYRQTISIEPGEEEEGDCLHMRRAFHHIIQGFPNCVVTDGVINFFLARTDKVQQVGFDPRLARVAHLEFFIDGLGSLHVGSCDDVIVNHATKIKLPWVSQSESDKTYAKFRYPPASSDATHTKNGLLYFKNHFQCLTHN, encoded by the exons ATGCGTTCCCTGAGGAAGACAGTGTTGTTGGCCATTGTGGCAtcagtggtgttggtggtggccCTCCTCCATTCTTGGCCCACCCGGGCCTACACCACAGTGGATGTCCGCCAGAGACCAGGGCCAATAGTAGAGAGGCACCTGGAGGAGAGGCTCCCAGAACCGGACCAAAGATCTGCCAACATCCCCTATCGCCTGAAGGAGAGTGTTTCAGG TCTGTTGGCACGtaacgggtgtgtgtgtgagggtgagaGTGGTGGCGTGAACCTGCCCTTTGCCCAGCTGCTGTTCCCACGGGTGTCGGCCCACCCCCTGCACACTGCTTTTGATGCCTCTGAGCTGGATGAGATGAAAAGACGGAGGGCCAAGGAGTACCAGGGCTTCCAGATGAG GTCTCAGACTCCTGTAGATATGCTCATTGTGGCCGAGGCCAACAATCCTCTGCAGTACCCAACACAGGGGGTGGAAGTACGGCCCCTCAAAACCATACTCATCCCAG GACTTGCCTTACAAGACCTTCCCAGAGAGCTGTACACA GTCAACTTCACCTCTACCCTGGGAGCATTAAATGTGGCAGCGGAGGTTGAGGGGGTAAAGGTCAAAGGTGATGGGGAGATGCACATGACCCTGATGAGCAGCCTGCTGCCCAACCTGAACCGGCAGTTACAGTTTGTCTCCTACACCAACACACTATTCCACCCTAGTACAGCAGACACAG TGCAGTTTGAGACTGAGGGACACCAAGCCATGTTCACCATCAAGATCCGTCATCGTGTAACTCCAAAACTCTACAACACAGGACCCAAAGGGG AATACAACATCAGTGCCCTTGTTACGATAGCAACCAAAACTTTCCTGCGCTATGACAAGCTCCAAGATCTCATCGACAGCGTGCGACGATACTATCCCACTGTCACCATAGTAATAGCTGATGACAGCGAAAACCCCAAGACTGTCTCTGGCCCCTACATCGAACATTACATCATGCCATTTGGAAag GGCTGGTTTGCAGGACGGAACCTAGCTGTTTCCCAGGTGACCACTAAATATCTGCTGTGGGTGGATGATGACTTCATCTTCACGGCCAACACCAAGCTGGAGAAACTAGTGGACGTACTGGAGAAGACCACCCTGGATCTG gtggGTGGTGCAGTGCGGGAGGCCACAGGCTACACTGCCACCTACAGGCAGACCATCTCCATTGagccaggggaggaggaggagggcgacTGCCTGCACATGCGGAGGGCCTTCCACCACATCATACAGGGCTTCCCAAACTGCGTGGTCACTGACGGGGTCATCAACTTCTTCCTGGCCCGCACAGACAAGGTCCAGCAGGTGGGCTTCGACCCCCGCCTGGCCAGAGTGGCCCACCTGG AGTTTTTCATCGATGGCCTTGGCTCGCTTCACGTGGGATCCTGTGATGATGTCATCGTCAATCACGCCACCAAGATCAAGCTTCCCTGGGTCAGCCAATCAGAGAGTGACAAGACTTACGCCAAGTTCCGCTACCCCCCAGCCTCCTCGGACGCCACACACACCAAAAACGGCCTCCTCTATTTTAAGAACCACTTCCAGTGTTTGACTCATAATTAA